Proteins co-encoded in one Oxyura jamaicensis isolate SHBP4307 breed ruddy duck chromosome 7, BPBGC_Ojam_1.0, whole genome shotgun sequence genomic window:
- the CXCR4 gene encoding C-X-C chemokine receptor type 4 yields the protein MARNMDSSLDSLDLSSGLIIEFSDNGTDEIGSGDYGDYGEPCFQHENADFNRIFLPTIYSIIFLTGIIGNGLVIVVMGYQKKQRSMTDKYRLHLSVADLLFVITLPFWSVDAAISWYFGNVLCKAVHVIYTVNLYSSVLILAFISLDRYLAIVHATNSQRPRKLLAEKVVYVGVWLPAVLLTVPDIIFAGTSEVEGKYLCDRMYPHENWLISFRFQHILVGLVLPGLIILTCYCIIISKLSHSKGHQKRKALKTTVILILAFFACWLPYYIGISIDTFILLGVIRHRCSLETIVHKWISITEALAFFHCCLNPILYAFLGAKFKTSAQNALTSVSRGSSLKILSKSKRGGHSSVSTESESSSFHSS from the exons ATGGCTCGGAACATGGACAGCAGCCTCGACAGCCTGGAT ctgtccTCTGGGCTGATCATTGAATTTTCTGATAATGGCACGGATGAGATTGGCTCAGGTGACTACGGAGACTATGGAGAGCCATGCTTCCAGCATGAAAACGCTGATTTCAACCGGATCTTCTTGCCGACTATCTACTCCATCATCTTCCTCACAGGAATAATCGGGAATGGATTGGTTATTGTTGTTATGGGCTACcagaagaagcagagaagcatGACTGATAAATACAGGCTGCACCTCTCTGTGGCTGACCTCCTTTTCGTCATCACCTTGCCGTTCTGGTCTGTGGATGCGGCGATAAGCTGGTACTTTGGGAATGTGCTGTGTAAGGCAGTTCACGTCATTTACACAGTCAACCTCTATAGCAGTGTCTTGATTTTGGCCTTTATAAGTTTAGATCGTTACCTGGCAATAGTCCATGCCACCAACAGCCAGCGCCCACGAAAGCTGTTGGCTGAGAAGGTGGTGTATGTAGGCGTGTGGCTACCCGCTGTGCTTCTGACAGTGCCTGATATAATTTTTGCCGGTACTAGTGAAGTAGAAGGAAAGTATCTGTGTGATCGCATGTACCCTCACGAAAACTGGCTGATTTCATTCAGATTTCAGCATATCTTGGTAGGACTTGTCTTGCCTGGTCTGATAATCCTGACGTGCTACTGTATTATAATATCTAAGCTGTCACATTCAAAAGGCCACCAGAAGCGCAAAGCCTTGAAGACAACAGTCATCCTCATCCTCGCCTTCTTTGCCTGCTGGCTGCCGTATTACATTGGCATCAGCATAGATACATTCATCTTGCTTGGAGTCATCAGACATCGCTGCAGCTTGGAGACAATCGTGCATAAATGGATCTCCATTACAGAAGCCCTAGCATTCTTCCATTGCTGCCTGAATCCGATTCTCTATGCCTTCCTGGGTGCCAAATTCAAAACATCAGCACAAAACGCCTTGACATCAGTTAGCAGAGGATCAAGCCTCAAGAttctttcaaaaagcaaacGTGGGGGACATTCTTCTGTTTCTACAGAGTCGGAGTCTTCAAGTTTCCATTCCAGCTAA